Proteins from one Planctomyces sp. SH-PL62 genomic window:
- a CDS encoding type II secretion system F family protein translates to MSQARETGGSGSAGPPVDLPGPTVAGGEPLRLWHLLILVFGVALFFGAFAAIGGWAVVLLILLTLALIVGLVVVGVRGRAGQRYSLLWMLAIAADHRMPLATTVEAFANQYRGRFRRRLSRLAASLEQGASLSEALRGEPGLIPAEAALLVQIGEDSGRVGPALRKAAEVQSTRSATGTTLGSQAAYLLGVLLIMQVITSFLLYFIVPKFEAIFNDFGVPLPASTILLISGSHFMVERLLVPIWLPLLTVALMLIIPRALAGGASVDIPLIGRLFRRRHAALILRSLAMTAEADRPIEKGLKILASRYPTGWVRRRLASVEQEVARGGDWRDTLLRHGLIRPADREVLTSAAAVGNLPWAMTDLADAIDRRAGLRLALLTQALWPLVILSIGALVLFLAIGFFTPLVELIGRLSG, encoded by the coding sequence ATGAGCCAGGCGCGGGAGACGGGCGGTTCGGGTTCAGCGGGTCCACCGGTCGACCTACCGGGGCCGACGGTCGCCGGCGGCGAGCCGTTGCGACTGTGGCACCTGCTGATCCTCGTGTTCGGAGTGGCGCTCTTCTTCGGCGCCTTCGCCGCGATCGGCGGCTGGGCCGTCGTGCTGCTCATCCTCCTGACGCTGGCGCTGATCGTCGGCCTGGTGGTGGTGGGGGTCCGCGGCCGCGCCGGGCAGAGATACTCGCTGCTCTGGATGCTGGCGATCGCCGCCGACCATCGCATGCCGCTGGCGACGACGGTGGAAGCCTTCGCGAACCAGTATCGCGGCCGGTTCCGCCGCCGCCTGTCGCGCCTGGCCGCGTCCCTCGAACAGGGGGCCTCGCTCTCCGAGGCCCTGCGCGGAGAGCCCGGCCTGATCCCGGCGGAGGCGGCCTTGCTCGTCCAAATCGGCGAGGATTCCGGGCGGGTGGGGCCGGCACTTCGCAAGGCGGCCGAGGTCCAGTCGACCCGGTCGGCGACCGGCACGACGCTCGGCTCGCAGGCGGCATACCTGCTGGGCGTGCTCCTGATCATGCAGGTGATCACGTCCTTCCTCCTCTATTTCATCGTGCCGAAGTTCGAGGCGATCTTCAACGACTTCGGCGTCCCCCTGCCCGCGTCGACGATCCTCCTCATCAGCGGTTCGCATTTCATGGTCGAGCGGCTGCTCGTCCCGATCTGGCTGCCGCTGCTGACGGTGGCCCTGATGCTCATCATCCCTCGCGCCCTGGCCGGCGGGGCGAGCGTCGACATCCCGCTGATCGGCCGCCTGTTCCGGCGTCGGCACGCGGCCCTCATCCTGCGCTCCCTGGCGATGACCGCCGAGGCCGATCGCCCCATTGAGAAGGGGCTGAAAATCCTGGCGAGCCGGTATCCGACCGGATGGGTCCGGCGGCGGCTCGCCTCGGTCGAACAGGAAGTGGCCCGCGGCGGCGACTGGCGCGACACGCTGCTGCGACACGGGCTCATCCGCCCGGCCGACCGCGAGGTCCTGACGTCGGCCGCGGCCGTCGGCAACCTCCCCTGGGCGATGACCGACCTGGCCGACGCGATCGACCGCCGCGCCGGGTTGAGGCTCGCCCTGCTGACGCAGGCGCTCTGGCCGCTCGTGATCCTGTCGATCGGGGCGCTCGTCTTGTTCCTGGCGATCGGGTTCTTCACCCCCTTGGTCGAGCTGATCGGGAGGCTTTCGGGATGA
- a CDS encoding type II secretion system F family protein — MTEPRDEKQTGGELTPDEATRLSQHLAGVARSGLPLGPGLRALAEETPRGAFRDALRGLADAIERGVPLEQAIASEAGAIPPHLRGLIRAGLRTGDLGEVLGRFSAVATVGAELKRSFWLGLAYPLFAIALAVVLWVLVDVLIVSRFENIFMDFGISLPVMTRVLLFVSHAARTGWPILAALLAVLLGAWLFTGLVLSRATRNSLFARMPIIGALWRYTSWAEFCHLLAMLLESKLPLPEALRLTGAGVEDADVHLACRAMALQVEKGAALSTAMEGESIATPRGPFGPLDPGEPKPATSEGGAGDADFEGSPAPALDDLVDARAGARAIRRAMPRGLPRLLRWAEDRAATVEVLKMAAETFQARSRAESSFGGAVLAFLAMVGVFLGVAVIVIGMFLPLITLVSKLSG, encoded by the coding sequence ATGACGGAACCGCGAGACGAGAAGCAGACGGGCGGGGAGCTGACCCCGGACGAAGCGACCCGGTTGTCGCAGCACCTCGCCGGCGTCGCCAGGTCCGGGCTCCCGCTGGGGCCCGGCCTGCGGGCCCTGGCCGAGGAGACCCCGCGCGGGGCCTTCCGCGACGCCCTCCGGGGCCTGGCCGACGCCATCGAACGGGGCGTTCCGCTGGAGCAGGCGATCGCCAGCGAGGCGGGGGCGATCCCGCCCCACCTCCGCGGCCTCATCCGGGCGGGGCTCCGCACGGGCGACCTCGGCGAGGTCCTCGGCCGGTTCTCCGCCGTCGCGACCGTCGGTGCCGAGCTGAAGCGATCGTTCTGGCTCGGCCTGGCCTACCCGCTGTTCGCGATCGCCCTGGCCGTCGTGCTCTGGGTCCTCGTCGACGTGCTGATCGTGTCCAGGTTCGAAAACATCTTCATGGACTTCGGCATCTCCCTCCCGGTGATGACCCGCGTCCTCCTGTTCGTCTCGCACGCCGCGCGGACGGGATGGCCGATCCTGGCGGCGCTCCTGGCGGTCCTGTTAGGCGCCTGGCTGTTCACCGGGCTGGTCCTCTCGCGGGCGACGCGCAACAGCCTGTTCGCCCGGATGCCGATCATCGGGGCGCTCTGGCGATACACCTCGTGGGCCGAATTCTGCCACCTGCTGGCGATGCTCCTGGAATCCAAGCTGCCGCTCCCCGAGGCGCTCCGGCTCACCGGGGCGGGGGTCGAGGACGCGGACGTGCACCTGGCCTGCCGCGCGATGGCGCTCCAGGTGGAGAAGGGGGCGGCACTCTCGACCGCCATGGAAGGGGAATCGATCGCGACGCCGAGGGGTCCGTTCGGGCCGCTAGACCCGGGCGAGCCCAAGCCGGCGACGTCCGAGGGGGGCGCCGGGGACGCCGATTTCGAGGGCTCGCCCGCGCCGGCGCTGGACGACCTGGTCGACGCCAGGGCTGGCGCCCGGGCGATCCGCCGCGCGATGCCCCGGGGGCTCCCCAGGCTCCTGCGCTGGGCCGAGGACCGGGCGGCGACCGTCGAGGTGCTGAAGATGGCCGCCGAGACGTTCCAGGCCCGCTCCCGCGCCGAGTCCTCGTTCGGCGGCGCCGTGCTGGCGTTCCTGGCGATGGTCGGCGTCTTCCTCGGCGTCGCCGTCATCGTGATCGGCATGTTCCTCCCCCTGATCACGCTCGTGTCCAAGCTCTCGGGCTGA
- a CDS encoding type II secretion system F family protein produces MILSQMSEAARRLWARTNRGGGRMASTGSEGGGGVGRPVTVEELVALNEEIAALVKAGSPLEAGLGRTSGELPGRLRGIAATLAGRMKRGESLVEALDAEAGSIPPLYRAVVEAGVRTGDVGKALAGMSSYLRGFVEARNTVGLALWYPLVVATLAYALFVGLVVVVAPRFAEAFASLGLPATRALEFVEGIGRTAWLWWPIWPIVLVAIAVAWVRSGRASRLDASSWTFLGLFPWMRSLVRDYQSAGFADLLALLLENQVAYPRAVSLAAEATGDASLIADARGLSLELERGASARQAVADGGFRSFAPMLRWVLTHGHSEGSVVGALRNLAPMYRARAAFKAEKIRIFLPSLIMIVVGTSATLLYALSLFLPLTGMLRELAGP; encoded by the coding sequence ATGATTCTGTCACAAATGTCCGAGGCTGCGAGGCGGCTGTGGGCGAGGACGAACCGCGGGGGTGGCCGGATGGCGAGCACCGGGTCTGAAGGCGGCGGCGGGGTCGGTCGGCCGGTGACGGTCGAGGAGCTGGTCGCGCTCAACGAGGAGATCGCGGCCCTGGTGAAGGCCGGGTCGCCGCTGGAGGCGGGGCTGGGCCGCACGAGCGGCGAGCTTCCGGGCCGGCTCCGGGGGATCGCCGCGACGCTGGCGGGTCGGATGAAGCGCGGCGAGAGCCTGGTGGAGGCGCTCGACGCCGAGGCCGGATCGATCCCGCCCTTGTATCGCGCCGTGGTCGAGGCGGGGGTGCGGACGGGCGACGTGGGGAAGGCCCTGGCGGGGATGTCGAGCTACCTTCGGGGGTTCGTCGAGGCCCGCAATACGGTCGGCCTGGCCCTGTGGTATCCGCTGGTCGTCGCGACCCTGGCCTACGCGTTGTTCGTGGGACTCGTGGTCGTCGTCGCCCCGCGGTTCGCCGAGGCCTTCGCGTCGCTCGGCCTGCCGGCGACGCGGGCGCTCGAGTTCGTCGAGGGGATCGGCCGGACCGCCTGGCTCTGGTGGCCGATCTGGCCGATCGTGCTGGTGGCGATCGCCGTCGCCTGGGTGCGGTCGGGGAGGGCCTCGCGGCTGGACGCCTCCTCCTGGACGTTCCTGGGCCTCTTCCCCTGGATGCGTTCGCTGGTGCGGGACTATCAGTCGGCCGGGTTCGCCGACCTGCTCGCCCTGCTGCTGGAGAATCAGGTCGCGTATCCCAGGGCCGTCTCCCTGGCCGCCGAGGCGACGGGCGACGCCTCGCTGATCGCCGACGCACGCGGCCTCTCCCTCGAACTGGAGCGGGGAGCCTCGGCGCGGCAGGCGGTCGCGGACGGGGGCTTCCGATCGTTCGCCCCGATGCTCCGCTGGGTCCTGACGCACGGCCATTCCGAGGGCTCGGTGGTGGGGGCCCTCCGCAACCTGGCACCGATGTACCGCGCCCGCGCCGCGTTCAAGGCCGAGAAAATCCGCATCTTCCTGCCGTCGCTCATCATGATCGTCGTGGGGACGTCGGCGACCTTGCTCTACGCCCTCTCCCTGTTTCTGCCGCTGACCGGGATGCTGCGCGAGCTTGCGGGCCCCTGA
- a CDS encoding GspE/PulE family protein yields MTGPLLSGTLKALDPGSPRYATEVVDAVLAGAERAGASDVHIRPLADGLDVRWRIDGVLHPVAVLPKAGSPNVVARLKVLAELLTYKTDAPQEGRIRRAPDRVEMRLSTFPTLHGEKAVVRLFGGPGRFLVLDDLGLPEEVRETLSRLLDETSGAIVLAGPAGSGKTTTIYACLRELARRTDGRRSLATLEDPIESALDGVSQSQVDVAAGLTLEAGLRALLRQDPEVLAVGEIRDRATAETTLQAALTGHLTLTTFHAGSACEVVGRLLDMGIEPYAIRSGLRAMVALRLARKLCPSCSIETDDPTAFLGIPVASARIARGCAECGGSGYSGRLVLAEMLPPLDDDLGRAVLARADVRRLEAIAVEAGMKTRWARASAAVAEGRTSPAEIRRVLGMDGRFPISS; encoded by the coding sequence ATGACCGGACCGCTCCTCTCGGGAACCCTGAAGGCCCTCGATCCGGGATCGCCCCGGTACGCCACCGAGGTCGTCGACGCCGTGCTCGCCGGTGCCGAGCGCGCGGGGGCCAGCGACGTCCACATCCGGCCCCTGGCCGACGGCCTCGACGTCCGGTGGCGGATCGACGGCGTTCTCCACCCGGTCGCCGTCCTGCCCAAGGCGGGATCGCCCAACGTCGTGGCCCGCCTGAAGGTCTTGGCCGAGCTGCTCACGTACAAGACCGACGCCCCCCAGGAAGGCCGCATTCGCCGCGCCCCGGACCGGGTCGAGATGCGGCTCTCCACGTTTCCCACGCTCCACGGCGAGAAGGCCGTCGTCCGGCTGTTCGGCGGACCCGGCCGATTCCTGGTGCTGGATGACCTGGGCCTCCCCGAGGAGGTCCGCGAGACCCTCTCCCGCCTGCTCGACGAGACCTCCGGCGCGATCGTGCTCGCCGGCCCGGCCGGCAGCGGCAAGACCACCACGATCTACGCCTGCCTCCGCGAGCTGGCACGCCGCACCGACGGCCGTCGCAGCCTGGCGACGCTGGAAGACCCGATCGAGTCCGCGCTCGACGGCGTCTCGCAGTCGCAGGTCGACGTGGCCGCCGGGCTGACGCTCGAAGCGGGCCTCCGCGCCCTGCTTCGGCAAGACCCCGAGGTCCTCGCGGTCGGCGAGATCCGCGACCGGGCGACCGCCGAGACCACGCTCCAGGCCGCGCTCACCGGCCACCTCACCCTGACGACCTTCCACGCCGGCAGCGCGTGCGAGGTCGTCGGCCGCCTGCTCGACATGGGGATCGAGCCCTACGCGATCCGCAGCGGCCTCCGCGCCATGGTCGCCCTCCGCCTGGCCCGCAAGCTCTGCCCCTCCTGCTCGATCGAGACCGACGACCCGACCGCCTTTCTGGGGATCCCCGTCGCCTCCGCCCGGATCGCCCGCGGGTGCGCCGAGTGCGGCGGGTCGGGCTACTCCGGCCGCCTCGTCCTGGCCGAGATGCTCCCCCCGCTCGACGACGATCTCGGCCGGGCCGTCCTCGCCCGCGCCGACGTCCGCCGCCTCGAAGCGATCGCCGTCGAGGCCGGCATGAAAACCCGCTGGGCGCGCGCCTCCGCCGCCGTCGCGGAAGGCCGGACCTCCCCCGCCGAGATCCGCCGCGTTCTCGGCATGGACGGCCGTTTCCCCATCTCTTCCTGA
- a CDS encoding PVC-type heme-binding CxxCH protein — MSIRSRRGSAFSWNNAAATSALAFAVLFLSTSSASRAQNAVGPPPDPDPEVERQSFIVADGFEVNLYAADPLIAKPVQMNFDAAGRLWIASSEVYPQIKPGQEANDKILVLEDKDGDGQAESTTVFADGLLIPTGLEPGDGGVYVANSTELLHLKDTDGDGKADSTRVVLSGFGTEDTHHLLHTLRWGHDGMLYFNQSIYIHSHLETPHGVRRLNGGGIWRFRPETMELDVFIRGLVNTWGHQIDAWGQSFATDGAGGEGINYCLPGASYVTAVDAVRILKGLNPGSPKYCGLEVASGRHLPDSWQGSLLTNDFRGNRVCRFVISDDGAGFASREQSELIKTTHVSFRPIDVLMGPDGAIYIADWYNPIIQHGEVDFRDPRRDHTRGRIWRVTAKDRPLVERPRLVDADVPHLLEALKAPEEYTRRQSKRVLKERGAAAVVPALAAWVAALDSADADFERNRLEGLWTYQALDVAEPALLDQALASNDARVRAAAARIVPFWKGRVSDPDALLAPLATDENPRVRLESVRSLARMPSEKAASLAFQALDKPVDGFLDYALWLTARDLAPAWLPAVQAGRFDFDGHAARLVFALQALGSPDVLQPLLTLYKQGRVPHEQDAAALNLIAAVGGPPELGLLLDLIEKKDAMPTARQAALLNALVRAGRERKIVPAGDLERIAPLLSQPDEALRSAAVAAVGAWKVGGLRPRLAELALAADSPASLRMEAIRGLIAFGDAESTRLVAGLAEPGADPVGRTLAIASLAGHDPTAVADRAASWMSELKADRLGEAQAVLNSFLDRRDGPAALAKALDAVKLDSDLAKLAVRDIRASGRSAQDLIDALARSGSLNDANRTYSTEEKSAILAAISQGDPARGEAVFRREAMTCLKCHAVAGAGGQVGPSLESIGASAPLDYLLDSLLEPNKAVKENYHATVVATDEGRIVTGIRVRQTDSELVLRDADDQEIAVPLDSIEEQKIAGSIMPAGLVDPLTQAELVDLVSFLSRLGKIGDYAVSQDRILRRWRVLAATPEAATAMIRTSLESVIQNESLGWKPLYASVGGRLISQELPVNPRVNAAPPIALVRTDVEVTTPGPIRLKFDSARDLAFWVDGRRVEPDPGSPDALTLDLDRGVHAVYVAFEPGRREAGVRGVLEDVEGSPAKARPVLGK, encoded by the coding sequence ATGAGCATCCGATCCCGGCGCGGGAGCGCCTTCTCGTGGAACAACGCCGCCGCGACGTCGGCCCTGGCGTTCGCCGTCCTTTTCCTGTCCACGTCGTCCGCGTCACGCGCGCAGAACGCCGTCGGCCCGCCGCCGGACCCGGACCCGGAGGTGGAACGCCAGTCGTTCATCGTGGCCGACGGGTTCGAGGTCAACCTGTACGCGGCCGATCCCCTGATCGCCAAGCCGGTCCAGATGAACTTCGACGCCGCCGGGCGGCTCTGGATCGCCAGCTCCGAGGTCTACCCCCAGATCAAGCCCGGCCAGGAGGCGAACGACAAGATCCTCGTCCTGGAGGATAAGGACGGCGACGGCCAGGCCGAGTCGACCACCGTCTTCGCCGACGGCCTGCTGATCCCCACCGGCCTGGAGCCGGGCGACGGCGGCGTCTACGTCGCCAACAGCACCGAACTGCTCCACCTCAAGGACACCGACGGCGACGGTAAGGCCGACTCCACCCGCGTGGTCCTCTCGGGCTTCGGCACCGAGGACACCCACCACCTGCTGCATACGCTGCGGTGGGGACACGATGGGATGCTCTACTTTAACCAGTCGATCTACATTCACAGCCACCTGGAGACGCCCCACGGGGTCCGTCGGCTCAACGGCGGCGGGATCTGGCGGTTCCGCCCCGAGACGATGGAGCTGGACGTCTTCATCCGGGGGCTGGTCAACACCTGGGGCCACCAGATCGACGCCTGGGGCCAGTCGTTCGCGACCGACGGCGCCGGCGGCGAAGGGATCAACTACTGCCTCCCGGGCGCATCCTACGTCACGGCGGTCGACGCCGTCCGCATCCTCAAGGGGCTCAACCCCGGCAGCCCCAAATACTGCGGGCTTGAGGTCGCCAGCGGGCGGCACCTGCCCGACTCGTGGCAGGGGAGCCTGCTCACGAACGACTTCCGGGGCAACCGCGTCTGCCGGTTCGTGATCTCCGACGACGGCGCCGGCTTCGCCTCGCGCGAGCAGTCCGAGCTGATCAAGACCACGCACGTCTCGTTCCGGCCCATCGACGTCCTCATGGGCCCCGACGGCGCGATCTACATCGCCGACTGGTACAACCCGATCATCCAGCACGGCGAGGTCGACTTCCGCGACCCCCGCCGCGACCACACCCGGGGCCGCATCTGGCGGGTCACCGCCAAGGACCGCCCGCTCGTCGAGCGGCCCCGGCTGGTCGACGCCGACGTCCCCCACCTGCTCGAAGCCCTCAAGGCGCCCGAGGAGTACACCCGCCGCCAGTCCAAGCGCGTCCTCAAGGAGCGCGGGGCCGCCGCCGTCGTCCCGGCCCTCGCCGCCTGGGTCGCCGCGCTCGACTCGGCCGACGCCGACTTCGAGCGGAACCGGCTGGAAGGGCTCTGGACCTATCAGGCGCTCGACGTCGCCGAGCCCGCGCTGCTGGACCAGGCCCTCGCCTCGAACGACGCCCGCGTCCGCGCCGCGGCCGCCCGGATCGTCCCCTTCTGGAAGGGCCGGGTCTCCGATCCCGACGCCCTCCTCGCCCCGCTCGCGACCGACGAGAACCCGAGGGTCCGCCTCGAATCCGTCCGCTCGCTGGCCCGGATGCCGAGCGAGAAGGCGGCGTCGCTGGCCTTCCAGGCGCTCGACAAGCCGGTCGACGGCTTCCTCGACTACGCCCTCTGGCTGACCGCCCGCGACCTGGCCCCCGCCTGGCTCCCCGCCGTGCAGGCCGGCCGCTTCGACTTCGACGGCCACGCCGCCCGCCTCGTCTTCGCGCTCCAGGCGCTGGGCTCGCCCGATGTCCTCCAGCCGCTCCTGACGCTGTACAAGCAAGGCCGCGTCCCTCACGAGCAGGACGCCGCGGCGCTCAACCTGATCGCCGCCGTCGGCGGGCCGCCCGAGCTGGGCCTGCTGCTGGACCTGATCGAGAAGAAGGACGCCATGCCGACCGCGCGGCAGGCCGCCTTGCTCAACGCCCTGGTCCGCGCCGGCCGGGAGCGCAAGATCGTCCCCGCCGGCGACCTGGAGCGGATCGCGCCGCTCCTGTCCCAGCCCGACGAGGCCCTGCGGTCGGCGGCCGTCGCGGCGGTCGGTGCCTGGAAGGTCGGCGGCCTTCGGCCCCGGCTCGCCGAACTGGCCCTCGCCGCCGACTCCCCCGCGTCCCTCCGCATGGAGGCGATTCGCGGCCTGATCGCCTTCGGCGACGCCGAATCCACGCGACTGGTGGCCGGGCTCGCCGAGCCCGGCGCCGATCCGGTCGGCCGGACGCTGGCGATCGCCAGCCTCGCCGGCCACGATCCGACGGCCGTCGCCGACCGCGCAGCGTCCTGGATGTCCGAGCTGAAGGCCGACCGCCTCGGCGAGGCGCAGGCCGTCCTCAACAGCTTCCTCGACCGTCGCGACGGGCCCGCCGCGCTGGCGAAGGCCCTCGACGCCGTCAAGCTCGACTCCGACCTGGCCAAGCTCGCCGTCCGCGACATTCGCGCCAGCGGACGCTCGGCGCAGGACCTGATCGACGCCCTCGCCCGTTCCGGCTCGCTGAACGACGCCAACCGGACCTATTCGACCGAGGAGAAGTCCGCGATCCTCGCAGCCATTTCCCAGGGCGACCCCGCCCGGGGCGAGGCCGTCTTCCGCCGCGAGGCGATGACCTGCCTCAAGTGCCACGCCGTCGCCGGCGCCGGCGGCCAGGTCGGCCCCAGCCTGGAGAGCATCGGCGCCAGCGCCCCCCTCGACTACCTGCTCGACTCGCTCCTGGAGCCGAACAAGGCCGTCAAGGAGAACTACCACGCCACCGTCGTCGCCACCGACGAGGGCCGGATCGTCACCGGCATCCGCGTCCGGCAGACCGACTCGGAACTGGTCCTCCGCGACGCCGACGATCAGGAGATCGCCGTCCCCCTCGACTCGATCGAGGAGCAGAAGATCGCCGGATCGATCATGCCCGCCGGGCTTGTCGACCCGCTGACCCAGGCCGAGCTGGTCGACCTCGTTTCCTTCCTCTCGCGACTCGGCAAGATCGGCGACTACGCGGTGAGCCAGGATCGCATCCTCCGCCGCTGGCGCGTCCTCGCCGCCACGCCGGAGGCCGCCACGGCGATGATCCGGACCAGCCTGGAATCCGTGATCCAGAACGAGTCGCTCGGCTGGAAGCCGCTCTACGCCAGCGTCGGCGGCCGGCTGATCTCGCAGGAGCTGCCGGTGAACCCCCGCGTGAACGCCGCCCCGCCGATCGCGCTGGTGCGGACCGACGTGGAGGTCACGACGCCCGGCCCGATCCGCCTCAAGTTCGACTCGGCTCGCGATCTCGCGTTCTGGGTCGACGGCCGCCGCGTCGAGCCCGACCCGGGCTCGCCCGACGCGCTGACGCTCGATCTCGATCGCGGCGTCCATGCGGTCTACGTCGCCTTCGAGCCCGGCCGCCGCGAGGCCGGCGTCCGCGGCGTCCTCGAAGACGTCGAAGGCTCCCCCGCGAAGGCCCGCCCCGTGCTGGGCAAGTAA
- a CDS encoding SGNH/GDSL hydrolase family protein, with protein sequence MPAARPSPARTLVAGLLLLTALASPSTAVAEPPPPWEFHDGDRVVLVGDTFIEREQRDGYLETVLVLANPDKNLTFRNLGWSGDTVRGLSRAGFDPPEAGFKQLVEQVTTAKPTVLVVGYGMADSFDGEAGLSRFVEGYNAFLDAVAPTKARLVLLAPLPHEALPAPLPDPSAHNRDLERYADAVRNIAKERDAAFLDLFHAVQEDRERRVRTDDGASTPDTDNGIHPTAIGFWRLANLPLLNPLAGSVGFADLRDKLAEQDGARHVADDARLPLPASPESGLSPDEARTLQPKNLKPGRYTLKIDGRAVLTRDAQEWAEGQLLPPGPEAEQVEKLRQTIVAKNLLFFYRWRPQNITYLFGFRKHEQGRNAVEIPQFDPLVEAKETEIAELRKPVPHTYELVRENEASR encoded by the coding sequence GTGCCAGCAGCCCGCCCCTCGCCAGCCCGGACCCTGGTCGCCGGGCTCCTCCTTCTCACAGCCCTGGCGTCGCCCTCGACGGCCGTCGCCGAGCCCCCGCCCCCCTGGGAGTTCCACGACGGCGACCGCGTCGTCCTCGTCGGCGACACGTTCATCGAGCGCGAACAGCGGGACGGATATCTCGAAACCGTCCTCGTGCTCGCCAACCCGGACAAGAATCTGACCTTCCGCAACCTGGGCTGGAGCGGCGACACGGTCCGCGGCCTCTCCCGCGCCGGCTTCGACCCGCCGGAGGCCGGCTTCAAGCAGCTCGTCGAGCAGGTGACGACGGCCAAACCGACCGTGCTCGTCGTCGGCTACGGCATGGCCGATTCGTTCGACGGCGAGGCCGGACTTTCGCGGTTCGTCGAGGGCTACAACGCCTTTCTGGACGCCGTCGCGCCCACCAAGGCCCGGCTCGTCCTCCTCGCGCCGCTCCCCCACGAGGCCCTGCCGGCCCCGTTGCCGGACCCCTCCGCGCACAACCGCGACCTGGAACGCTACGCCGACGCCGTCCGCAATATCGCCAAGGAGCGAGACGCGGCGTTCCTCGACCTGTTCCATGCGGTCCAGGAGGATCGCGAGCGGCGCGTGAGGACGGACGACGGCGCCTCCACTCCCGACACCGACAACGGCATCCATCCCACGGCGATCGGCTTCTGGCGGCTGGCGAACCTGCCCCTCCTGAACCCCCTCGCCGGGTCGGTCGGCTTCGCGGATCTTCGCGACAAGCTCGCCGAGCAGGACGGAGCCCGGCACGTCGCCGACGACGCCCGCCTCCCCCTGCCGGCCTCGCCCGAGTCGGGACTGTCGCCGGACGAGGCTCGCACTCTCCAGCCGAAGAACCTGAAGCCCGGCCGGTACACGCTCAAGATCGATGGCCGCGCGGTGCTCACCCGGGACGCCCAGGAATGGGCCGAAGGCCAGCTCCTCCCCCCCGGCCCCGAAGCGGAGCAGGTCGAGAAGCTCCGTCAAACGATCGTGGCCAAGAACCTTCTGTTCTTCTATCGCTGGCGGCCCCAGAACATCACCTACCTGTTCGGCTTTCGCAAGCATGAGCAGGGGCGGAACGCCGTCGAGATCCCGCAGTTCGACCCGCTCGTCGAGGCGAAGGAGACGGAGATCGCCGAGCTTCGCAAGCCCGTCCCGCACACTTACGAGCTGGTCCGAGAGAACGAGGCGTCCCGATGA
- a CDS encoding MBL fold metallo-hydrolase, whose product MLNVHHLNFGTLHVPPNPRASCHGLLLEHETGLALVDAGIGLQDCRRPEERLGRALIDASGFQFDESETAIRRVEALGYRADDVRHIILTHADPDHAGGLADFPDADIHISEEEYANLLRGNPRYAPAQFEHAPRWKVHASEARSWFDLPARRLDLGFDSEVLLVPLFGHTLGHCGVAVAVGDRWLLHVGDAYYLRAELADDHHPISALAAMRADDDAMRRASHQSLRRLAADHPDRIALFGYHDFGEFPAESVVR is encoded by the coding sequence ATGCTCAACGTCCACCACCTCAACTTCGGCACGCTCCACGTCCCGCCGAACCCCAGGGCGAGCTGCCACGGCCTGCTGCTGGAGCATGAGACGGGCCTGGCCCTCGTGGACGCCGGGATCGGGCTCCAAGATTGCCGGCGACCCGAGGAACGCCTCGGCCGCGCGCTGATCGACGCGTCGGGGTTCCAGTTCGACGAGTCCGAGACGGCCATCCGCCGCGTGGAAGCCCTGGGCTACCGGGCGGACGACGTCAGGCACATCATCCTGACCCACGCCGACCCGGACCACGCCGGCGGGCTGGCCGACTTCCCCGACGCCGACATCCACATCTCCGAGGAGGAGTACGCCAACCTCCTCCGGGGGAACCCCCGCTACGCCCCCGCCCAGTTCGAGCACGCCCCGCGCTGGAAGGTGCACGCGAGCGAAGCCCGGTCCTGGTTCGACCTGCCGGCGCGGCGGCTGGACCTGGGTTTCGATTCGGAAGTCCTGCTCGTGCCCCTTTTCGGCCACACGCTCGGCCACTGCGGCGTGGCCGTCGCGGTCGGCGACCGCTGGCTGCTCCACGTCGGCGACGCCTACTACCTGCGGGCCGAGCTGGCCGACGACCATCACCCCATCTCGGCCCTGGCCGCGATGCGGGCCGACGACGACGCGATGCGTCGAGCGAGCCACCAATCGCTCCGTCGGCTCGCGGCCGATCATCCCGACCGGATCGCCCTGTTCGGCTACCATGATTTCGGCGAGTTCCCGGCGGAGTCCGTCGTCCGTTGA
- a CDS encoding cupin domain-containing protein produces MPRRSPFFRASNLVPSLLALTLAVGWAWRETVHAREGKPVTRSQTVNVEDVAMSVYLDEGKPVGQVGLYLEGETQASAGLVTGRFVIDPGKSPHPPHVHPDEEILIVESGHGEIFCDGKTTKVGPGSVMFSAPDVPHNITNTGAEPLTFYFMKWLPKKAK; encoded by the coding sequence ATGCCGCGACGCTCGCCGTTCTTCCGCGCCTCGAACCTCGTCCCGAGCCTGCTCGCCCTGACCCTGGCCGTCGGCTGGGCCTGGCGCGAGACGGTCCATGCGCGGGAAGGGAAGCCCGTCACCCGGTCGCAGACCGTGAACGTCGAGGACGTGGCGATGTCGGTCTACCTCGATGAAGGGAAGCCCGTCGGCCAGGTTGGGCTCTATCTGGAGGGCGAGACCCAGGCCAGCGCCGGCCTCGTCACGGGCCGTTTCGTGATCGACCCGGGCAAGTCGCCCCACCCGCCCCACGTCCACCCCGACGAGGAGATCCTGATCGTCGAATCCGGCCACGGCGAGATCTTCTGCGACGGCAAGACCACGAAGGTCGGCCCCGGCTCCGTGATGTTCTCCGCGCCCGACGTGCCGCACAACATCACCAACACCGGCGCCGAGCCCCTCACGTTCTACTTCATGAAGTGGCTCCCCAAGAAGGCGAAGTGA